Genomic DNA from Equus caballus isolate H_3958 breed thoroughbred chromosome 10, TB-T2T, whole genome shotgun sequence:
CGCCCCCAACTTCTTGCCTAAAAGCAGGAGATCAACCTCTCCTGCGGAAGGTGCCCTCCTGTATAACAAGGAAGGGAGACAGCCGTATTGCCAGAAACAGGGGGCTTAGAGCCAAGGAGGGTGTCAAACAAACCTCGTTACTTCCTCACCACTTACGACCCCAAGCGCAAATCCCTCTGTCTCGTCAATTCTTCACAGATTTAccgtttctttgtctaaaaggtataaagGCTTTGTGCTCTGTGCGCTTCCTTGActcttcattctcttgtgaaggcTCCCGTGTACgtgtaaaaattcaaaaaaatctgtatgcttttctccttttaatctatcttatgtcagtttaattcttaggtcCGGCCAGAGAcccaaagagagaagaggagaattttTCTCCCCCTACAGTTCCATGATGGACCTACACAAACAAACCTTACTCCATGagttttctgcatatattttccACCCCACAATTTGCCACCCCAGAACCTCaaagttcttttcctttgttcttgtcACTTGTCTAAAAATGtattgttcttttgttaagatACTATAGAACCCCAAGTTCTAACCATCCCTCTGAGCTACACGTCTCTGGGTACTCCTGCATGTAAGCGCAGATGAACGTGCTAATAAACTTCTGCTGGTTTTTCTCTCACTGATCTGTTTTTTGTCAGTCTAATTTACAGGCCTCCAGTTAGGAACCTAAGAggttagaaggaaaaagaatgtttTTCCTCTACTACCCTACTAACATTGAAATCCTTGTTTCTAAGATTACTTTTTGGGGAACTCAAACCTCGCACAGTTTTAGCCAAaagagtcttttaaaaaatcacttccagggccagcccggtggcgcagcagttaagtgcaaatgttccacttctcggccacccagggttcactggttcagacccccggtgtggacatggcaccgcttgacatgacatgctgtggtaggtgtcccacatataaagtagaggaagatgggcatggatgttagctcagggccagtcttcctcagcaaaaagaggaggattggcagcagttagatcagggctaatctttctcaaaaaaccccaaaatatcaCTTCCTCAGAGCTTCTTTCCTTGACTATCCCCTTTCATGTTGCCCACCCCCGTCCAAGTCATTGTCTATTACATTACCCTGGTTTATTTTCCTCACAATAGTTAGCGCCATCTGAAACTACCTTAATCatcaatttcatttgttttcttgtttgcgtatttatttgcttactattcttttctttttaagattgactctgagctaacatctgttgccaatcatcttctttttttttctccccaaagtcacagaacatagttgtatatcctagttgtatgtcattctagctcttctatgtgggatgccgtcacggcatggcctgatgaacggtgccaggtccacgcccaggatctgaactggcgaacactgagccaccgaagtggagtgcatgaacttaaccactcagtcatggggcctgTCCCttcactattctttttttttttttttttgaggaagactggccctgagctcacatccatgcccatcttcctctactttatatgtgggatgcctaccagagcataGCGTGCCAAGCGGTACCACGTCCgcactggcaaaccccaggccgccaaagcataacgtgcacacttaactgctgtgccactgggccagccccaccctttcTTTATCTATCTGCCTCTCTTGAGGATGTTTGCTCTGGCAGGGGCACTGGCCAGCTTATTCGCACTGTTTTCAGTCTAAAGAAAAGTGCTCTTGATAATATTTGTAGATTGAATACATTCTCCTTGACATGGGCCCCAATTTGGTCCTAAAGAGTATTGTTTAAGAGCAGGACACCGTCGACCATGATCTGGGAGCCAGGTCATTCTCTGCTGTGGGGGGCTAGGATGTTTttgcagcatccttggcctctacccactggaaGCCAGTAGCACCCCTCCCGTCTCCCCTAGCTGTGACAACCGTCTATTTCCCCAGATATTGCCAAGCATCtcccagggtgggggtggagccACCCCCAGTTGAGGACACGAATTCGGTTAAGAGCGTGAACTTGGAGAGAGAGCCCCAGCGAGTACTTACGGCTGTGCCAGTGGCGCCTGGGGCCCCTCAGCCCCCCTCAGCCCGTCTTCCTCGTCCGCGCTGTAGGCGGCCCCGCACAAGTGCAGCACCACGACGTTCCTGCAGTTCTTCACACAAAAGCAGGAAACCATGTGCTCCATCCTGGTGGCGATGTTGCTGACCACGACCACTTGGAAGTGGCTCAGGGCCTGCTGGATGAACTCCTCCTCCTGGATCTCATAGAGACAGCTGAAGAGCTCCAAGCAGCCCTGCTGGAGCATGGAGCCCTCGCTCTGCGCTTTGCTCTCGATCCACTCCAACAGCTCCGCCTTGACGCGAGGCGAGACCTTCCAGCAAAGACTTTTCTCCAAGTAGCTTCTCGTCTGCTCGTTGAGGAGTCCAAACAGGAAACGGACGGTGAGCGCCAAGAAGCTCCTTTCTGAAAACCCGCACTCAGCCAACAGCCTTGCCACGTTCTGGTCTGGGCCGGATCCGctctccccatcctccaggaTATAGTGCATGGCTGCGAAAAACTCCTGGAAACTCAAGTGGATGAAGCTGTAGAACCTTTCACAGTTGATGTCCTTCTGGAAGATGTTCATATTGAGGAAGGAAGACACATCCACTCCATCCAGGCCGTGCTTCCGGAGGTCCTGTTCCTCAAAAAGGATTTTCTGATTCCAGAGGCCATCTGCAGCCAAAGAGCAGAGCCCTCTCTGGTTGGGTGGGATCTGGAGGGTTGGGGTCCCTGGCTTGGGTTGCATGAGACTCAGGAGGTAGAGCGTGTACACTGCCGTCGTGGTCCTGGATGTCTGCCTCAAAAGCCTTCCACCCTCCAACTGCTGCTTGAGGCAAGTGCAAATGACCCAGCACACCATAGGGACAAAGCACAGAGTGAAGAGGGGCTCGTTGTCCCTCACGAAATGGAAGACTTGGCCGGCCTGCTCGGCGTTGTGGAAATACTTGTAAAAGTACTCCTTCCTTTCCGCCTCGGAGAAGCCCAGGATCTCCACGTGCCGGGGATGCTCCAGCAAGCGGTGGAGCTTCTCCAAAGCCATGGGCCTGGTGGTGATGAGCAAAGACAGCTCCGGCAGCAGCTTCTTCCGAATCAGGCTGCTAAGCAGGAGCTCGGTGGGCCGTTTCTCCTCCCAGCAGAGGCACCAGGGGCCCTGAGGGTCGTGGAAAGAGGGCTTGAGCTCATCAAAGCCGTCAAGGATGAAAAGGAGGCGCTCAGGAGCTCGCAGGAGCTCCTGGAGGGGCGCGCCGGGCTCAGGCCAGCAGCTGGAGATGAGGTCTTGCGCGCTCCGCTCAGAGGCGTTCTGGTTCATCTCCCTGCAGTGGATGTAGAAGACGTAATCAAACCTGTCTTGGAAGAGCTTCCTGTCGGCCCAGTCCAGCATCACCTTGTGGGCCAGCATGGATTTGCCCATCCCTGCTGCCCCCTGCAGGACCACGGTGCGCGGCGGCTCGGGGCGCTCCTCATCTGGCTCAAAGAGGGTCTCCATCTGGATGAGGCTGGCCTGCTGTCCTACGGTTCTCGTGTGTCCCCGGCCCGTGTCCAAAAGCTTCTGCTGAGCCCACGTGGGATTTGAGTGCTCCTTCACCAGGAGGAGCCGGGTGTAGCGCTGGCTGAGGTTGACGCATTCCCCCAGCCGCGCGTTGCGGTCTTCCATTAGGCGGAATTTCCGGCGTACGTGGTTCCTGTAGGATTCCCGGGGATctgatggagaggaagggaggatcCGTGGAAGACTCGTCAGCAACATTTCATGAATTCCTGAGTTAAAACAAACCACGGTCTAGTGCCTACTTGTTCTGTGATATCCTTGGAACGGTTTTCTAGGTGGAGTCTGAGAATCTTGGTACCTCCCTGTGAAGATCTAAGCTTTGCATGGGAAGTAGAGGCGTTAACATGGAAACCTCTCATGCACAGTGTGCTATCCTTGCTGCTCAAATGGTGGTCCCTGTGCCAGCAGCATGGGCATCACCATTCCGGCTGAGGGACGACCGCAATGCGGCGAGAAGCATGTGTCAGTCAACCCCATCCTCAGCCTCTCCTGGCAAAGAACACCTAATCCCATGTGGGCCCACCGGGGAGCTGGTTGGCAACGTGAAATCTTGAGCCCTGCTTCCCTACGACTGAATCAGAACCTCCCTGTCTAACAAGATCGCTGCATGGTTTGCACCCCCATTAAAGGTGGAGAAAGCAGGGCTGCAAAGTTTTTTGGGTCTGCTTTGAAACAAGGTAGATGCGTATGGCACTGAAGGAGAACTTACCCGTTCTATAAACCCTTTGCTTAAAGGTTCTTTGGGAACACCTGCTGGTATAGATGTCTGGGAGTAATCTAGAATAGCGGTTCTCATGGGGAGACTGGGTCCTCCTTGGGGACCTTTTGCAAGGTCTGGAGGACGtttgggttgtcacaactgggcGTGCTACTGCCGTCTGGTGGGcggaggtcagggatgctgctgaacgtCCTACAACACACAGCACAGCCCCCACGACAAAGAGCTATTCAgccccaaaatgtcaacagtgggAAGGTGGAGAAACCCTAATCTGGACAAAAATGTGTCCCTTGGTATTTGGATGTCACCAGAGGCCCATAATATCCACCCAAGAGAAGGTGAAAAAGATCTGAATTCGATCCCAGGACTCTCTCAAAACAAATACAcgtactcttttatttttaattgtggtaaaatagaccATAACATAAACTTTACCgttttaaccttttttttaagtgtacagctcagcgGTATTAAGCggattcacagtgttgtgcaaccatcaccaccgtccattTCCAGAGCTTTTTCGTCATCCTCAGCAGAAACTCTGCACCCAGTGGACACTCACTcgccatttcttccctcctccacggcccctggcagccaccgtcctactttctgtctctatgaatttgatgacTTTAgctacttcatataagtggagtcatgcaatatttgtcatttcatgtttggcttatttcacttagcataatattttcaaagttcatccatattgCAGCAAGTAAGGCTattattcgtgtgtgtgtgtgtatagttcatccattcatgtattgatttttttaaaaaatcacttccGGGGCCAGCCAGGgcatcccgggtgtagacatggcaccacttggcaagccatgctgtggtaggcgtcccacatgtaaagtagaggaagatgggcatggatgctagctcagggccaggcttcctcagagaaaagaggaggattggattaggggctggccttgtggccaagtggttaagttctctcgctccgctgcagacggcccagtgtttcattgattcaaatcctgggtgcggacatggcactgctcatcagaccatgctgaggcagcgtcccacatgccacaactagaaggacccacaacaaagaatacacaactatgtattggggggctttggggagaaaaaggaaaaaaataaactcttta
This window encodes:
- the NLRP12 gene encoding NACHT, LRR and PYD domains-containing protein 12 isoform X1, coding for MPQIPVRDGLCRLSAYLEELEAVELKKFKLYLGTATEPGEAKIPRGRMEQAGPLEMAQLLVAHCGMQEAWLLALSIFERINRKDLWERGRREDLVRDTPPGGLSSLGSQSACSLEVFPGTPRKDPRESYRNHVRRKFRLMEDRNARLGECVNLSQRYTRLLLVKEHSNPTWAQQKLLDTGRGHTRTVGQQASLIQMETLFEPDEERPEPPRTVVLQGAAGMGKSMLAHKVMLDWADRKLFQDRFDYVFYIHCREMNQNASERSAQDLISSCWPEPGAPLQELLRAPERLLFILDGFDELKPSFHDPQGPWCLCWEEKRPTELLLSSLIRKKLLPELSLLITTRPMALEKLHRLLEHPRHVEILGFSEAERKEYFYKYFHNAEQAGQVFHFVRDNEPLFTLCFVPMVCWVICTCLKQQLEGGRLLRQTSRTTTAVYTLYLLSLMQPKPGTPTLQIPPNQRGLCSLAADGLWNQKILFEEQDLRKHGLDGVDVSSFLNMNIFQKDINCERFYSFIHLSFQEFFAAMHYILEDGESGSGPDQNVARLLAECGFSERSFLALTVRFLFGLLNEQTRSYLEKSLCWKVSPRVKAELLEWIESKAQSEGSMLQQGCLELFSCLYEIQEEEFIQQALSHFQVVVVSNIATRMEHMVSCFCVKNCRNVVVLHLCGAAYSADEEDGLRGAEGPQAPLAQPPERNILPDAYSEQLASALSTNPNLIELVLYRNALGSRGVKLLCQGLRHPNCKLQNLRLKRCQLSGPACWDLAAALIANKNLIRMDLSGNGLGLPGIRLLCEGLRHPRCRLQMIQLRKCQLEAGACREIASVLSTNRHLVELDLTGNALEDLGARLLCEGLSNPVCRLQILWLKICRLTAAACEDLASTLSVNQSLVELDLSLNDLGDAGVLLLCEGLRHPQCKLQTLRLGICQLSSAACEGLSAVLQVNPHLRELDLSFNDLGDRGVWLLCEGLRHPTCRLQKLWLDSCGLTAKACEALSCSLGVNRTLRELYLTHNALGDTGVRLLCKRLSHAGCPLRVLWLFGMALNPMTHRRLAALRVAKPSLDLGC
- the NLRP12 gene encoding NACHT, LRR and PYD domains-containing protein 12 isoform X2 codes for the protein MPQIPVRDGLCRLSAYLEELEAVELKKFKLYLGTATEPGEAKIPRGRMEQAGPLEMAQLLVAHCGMQEAWLLALSIFERINRKDLWERGRREDLVRDTPPGGLSSLGSQSACSLEVFPGTPRKDPRESYRNHVRRKFRLMEDRNARLGECVNLSQRYTRLLLVKEHSNPTWAQQKLLDTGRGHTRTVGQQASLIQMETLFEPDEERPEPPRTVVLQGAAGMGKSMLAHKVMLDWADRKLFQDRFDYVFYIHCREMNQNASERSAQDLISSCWPEPGAPLQELLRAPERLLFILDGFDELKPSFHDPQGPWCLCWEEKRPTELLLSSLIRKKLLPELSLLITTRPMALEKLHRLLEHPRHVEILGFSEAERKEYFYKYFHNAEQAGQVFHFVRDNEPLFTLCFVPMVCWVICTCLKQQLEGGRLLRQTSRTTTAVYTLYLLSLMQPKPGTPTLQIPPNQRGLCSLAADGLWNQKILFEEQDLRKHGLDGVDVSSFLNMNIFQKDINCERFYSFIHLSFQEFFAAMHYILEDGESGSGPDQNVARLLAECGFSERSFLALTVRFLFGLLNEQTRSYLEKSLCWKVSPRVKAELLEWIESKAQSEGSMLQQGCLELFSCLYEIQEEEFIQQALSHFQVVVVSNIATRMEHMVSCFCVKNCRNVVVLHLCGAAYSADEEDGLRGAEGPQAPLAQPPERNILPDAYSEQLASALSTNPNLIELVLYRNALGSRGVKLLCQGLRHPNCKLQNLRLKRCQLSGPACWDLAAALIANKNLIRMDLSGNGLGLPGIRLLCEGLRHPRCRLQMIQLRKCQLEAGACREIASVLSTNRHLVELDLTGNALEDLGARLLCEGLSNPVCRLQILWLKICRLTAAACEDLASTLSVNQSLVELDLSLNDLGDAGVLLLCEGLRHPQCKLQTLRLGICQLSSAACEGLSAVLQVNPHLRELDLSFNDLGDRGVWLLCEGLRHPTCRLQKLWLFGMALNPMTHRRLAALRVAKPSLDLGC
- the NLRP12 gene encoding NACHT, LRR and PYD domains-containing protein 12 isoform X3 codes for the protein MEDRNARLGECVNLSQRYTRLLLVKEHSNPTWAQQKLLDTGRGHTRTVGQQASLIQMETLFEPDEERPEPPRTVVLQGAAGMGKSMLAHKVMLDWADRKLFQDRFDYVFYIHCREMNQNASERSAQDLISSCWPEPGAPLQELLRAPERLLFILDGFDELKPSFHDPQGPWCLCWEEKRPTELLLSSLIRKKLLPELSLLITTRPMALEKLHRLLEHPRHVEILGFSEAERKEYFYKYFHNAEQAGQVFHFVRDNEPLFTLCFVPMVCWVICTCLKQQLEGGRLLRQTSRTTTAVYTLYLLSLMQPKPGTPTLQIPPNQRGLCSLAADGLWNQKILFEEQDLRKHGLDGVDVSSFLNMNIFQKDINCERFYSFIHLSFQEFFAAMHYILEDGESGSGPDQNVARLLAECGFSERSFLALTVRFLFGLLNEQTRSYLEKSLCWKVSPRVKAELLEWIESKAQSEGSMLQQGCLELFSCLYEIQEEEFIQQALSHFQVVVVSNIATRMEHMVSCFCVKNCRNVVVLHLCGAAYSADEEDGLRGAEGPQAPLAQPPERNILPDAYSEQLASALSTNPNLIELVLYRNALGSRGVKLLCQGLRHPNCKLQNLRLKRCQLSGPACWDLAAALIANKNLIRMDLSGNGLGLPGIRLLCEGLRHPRCRLQMIQLRKCQLEAGACREIASVLSTNRHLVELDLTGNALEDLGARLLCEGLSNPVCRLQILWLKICRLTAAACEDLASTLSVNQSLVELDLSLNDLGDAGVLLLCEGLRHPQCKLQTLRLGICQLSSAACEGLSAVLQVNPHLRELDLSFNDLGDRGVWLLCEGLRHPTCRLQKLWLDSCGLTAKACEALSCSLGVNRTLRELYLTHNALGDTGVRLLCKRLSHAGCPLRVLWLFGMALNPMTHRRLAALRVAKPSLDLGC